The genomic segment CGTACGACGGGACGGCGACGTCGGGATCGAGTCGGGAGATGAGGACCTGCACGCTGGACACGACTCGCGAGACTACCCTGAGACGGGTGACCGAGAGCGCGAACACGCGGACAAAAGTCGATCTTCGGCATGCGGAGCGGCTCACCATCCCGTGGTGGGACTGGCCGCTGCCGTTGGTGGCCGCCGTCCTCCTGGCGGCCCAGATCCAGTACGCCTACCCCGCCCTGCCGCCGTGGGCGCCGTACGCGCTGCTCGTGCCCGTCGCCGTGGCCGTGCTCGTCGCGCTGAGCCGCGTCCGGGTCGCCGTGGACGGGGGTGACGAACCACAACTCTGGGTGGGTGACGCACACCTGCCGCTGCACTATGTGACGTCCGTCGACGTCATCCGGAAACCCGACAAGCGGCGGGCGCTCGGCCCCGAGCTCGACCCGGCGGCGTTCTGCGTCCACAAGCCCTGGATCCGCACCATGGTGCGCGTCCACCTCGACGACCCGGACGACCCCACCCCGTACTGGGTCTTCAGCACCCGACACCCCGAGACACTCGCGGCGCTTTTGACCGGCTCGGACACACCGACGGGCCGGAACGCGCGGCAGGACCCGGAACGCGACTGAGCACTCCGGACGGACCCGCGAACGCAGAAGGCGGGTGGCCCAGGTCACGACCCGGCCACCCGCCTTCGACGTACATCCCCTCCTCGACCAGCGTCGACCGACCCACGGCGCCCTGCCGCCACGGTGGCCGGCAGTACCAGCGCTGCCGGCCGTGTCAGCTCGGTCAGGCGCAGTCGCGGCAGATGAGACGTCCGCCGGACTCCTCCGCGAGTCGGCTGCGGTGGTGCACAAGGAAGCAAACGGAACAGGTGAACTCGTCGGCCTGCTTCGGCACGACCTTCACCGTCACGTCCTCACTCGACAACCCAGAGAGGTCGGCGCCGGGGAGCTCGAAGTTCTCCGCCGACACGTCCTCATCGACGTCCACGACGCCGGACTGGGTCTCGTTGCGCCTCGCCTTCAGCTCCTCCAACGAGTCCTCTGCCAGCTCGTCGGCTTCGCTGCGGCGCGGAGCGTCGTAGTCGGTCGCCATTTCTCTTTCACCCCTGCGATCAGCTTCGATACATGTTCGCGGACTCGGCCCTGCGCCGAGTTCTTCGTGCCGCTGGTCAACGATCCAGCGCCCGTGTTTGTGCCCGATTCCGGCGTGAGTGAGGTCTCTTTCCTGCCTCGCCATCACCGACCGGAGCCCGGGAAGGGTAGCCCACCGCCTACCCCGGCTCGAAGCTGGTCACCCGAGCCCTAAGATACGTCACCCGACAGGGTTAATACCCTGTAGAGCAGTACTTCCATCGTTCGGGTTGTGCGATGGCACCGGTGGCTACACCGGTCGCCGCTCGCTTGCCCGGGCGGCGACCGCCGTGATGCTATCCAGGGGCGGTCGGGAGCGCCGTGTTGTCATGCCCGCGTACACGAGCGACGGCGGACACGCGTGCGCACCGTTTCAGGGGATTCACTTCTCGTGTGAAGGGACGGGGCAGGTGGCGGCGGGGACAGGGGGGAGACCCGGAAACGGCAGGCAGCGAGCGGTTCGCCCGTATCGGAAGCGCAAGCCGTTACCGGCACTCATCTTCATCGGCGTGCTCGGTGTGGCGGCCGTGACCGTGTGGGTGAACGTCATCAGCTCGTCGGGCGACATCGCCGAAGCCGTCGCGTGCGAACCGCGACCGATGCCGCCCGCGGACACGACCTTCACGCCACTGCCCTACGACGCGCTGGCGACCACGTCCCCGCTTCCGCCCTCACAGGTCGAGGTCACGGTCCTGAACGCCAACAACACGCGTGGTGAGGCCTCGATCGCCACGGAGGCGTTGCGTCAACTCGGCTTCACCCGGGTCACGGACCCGGGCAACGACGAGGTGTATACCGGCGACACCGTGGCCGAGTGCCACGGCCAGATCAGGTTCGGCGCACCCGGCGAGCGAGCGGCCCGGACGGTGCACCTCCTCAACCCGTGTCTGGAACTGATCCGGGACAACCGCGAGGACCCCACGGTGGACCTCGCGATCGGCACGAAGTTCAACGACGTGAGCCCCTCCGGGGTCGCGGTGGAGATCCTCGACCGGTTGAAGTCGTGGTCGGCGGAGAACGAGCACACCGAGACCGACGAGCAGTCGGCCCGGCAGGACGGCCCCGTGATCGACCAGGAACTGCTCACGCAGACACTGCCGAAGCACTGCTGAGGCCGGGTGGGCCGCCGCCGTGAGCGGCCCACCCTCAGCCTGCGCTCGAACGGTCCGTCAGACCTCGCCCGCGCCGCACTCCCGCAGCGCCTCCCGCAACGGCGCCGCGATGCTCGGGGCCGCGGCCGTGATGGCGTCGTCCCCGAGCTCGGGTGCCTCGCCGGGCAACGTCACCACGGCGCCGGCCTCGGAGGCGACGAGTGCGCCCGCGGCCCAGTCCCAGCGGCTCAACCCGTGTTCGGCGTACGCGTCGATCCACCCCGCCCCGACGGCGCACAGGTCGAGTGCCGCGGACCCCTGCCGGCGGAGGTCACGCACCCGGCCGAGAATGCTCGCCGCGAACCGCGCCTGGCGCTCGCGGCGCTCGGAGCTGTAGGCGAACCCGGTGGCCAGCAGCGCCACGTCGAGGGAAGCGGGCTCCGACACGCGCAACGCTCGCCCGTCGAGCCAGGCGCCCCGCCCGCGCGTCGCGGTCCACCGACGTCCGGACACCGGCTCCACCACCGCCCCGGCGACGGAGACACCGTCGATCTGCGCGGCGACGGAGACGGCGAACCACGGCAGCCCGTACAGGAAGTTCACGGTCCCGTCGATGGGGTCGACGACCCACGTGACACCCGATGCGGACCGCTGGCTCTCGCCGTCGGTGCCCTCCTCCTCGCCGAGTACCGCGTCGCCCGGCCTGCGCTGCGCGAGGCGCTCCCGCACCAGCCGTTCCGAGGCGGTGTCCACCGCGGTCACGACGTCGGTCTCGCTGGATTTCGTGTCGACGGCCACACGCTCACCGGCGAGCATGGACTCGTACGCGTCGAGGACCAGCTCGGCGGCCTCCACCGCCACCTGCTCGGCGACGACGGTCAGAGTCTCGGGGTCGGATTCCATTGCTCCCACGCCGACTATGGGATCACATCCGGTTAAAGTCTCGCCCAACGACTTCTGAATCGAGAAGGAAGGGGCCTCGCCCATGACGGCGAACCGTGGGTTCGGCATCGACATCGGCGGCAGCGGCATCAAGGGCGCCCTCGTCGACCTTGACAAGGGCGAGCTCATCGGCGACCGACTGCGCATCGACACGCCCAAGCCGTCGACGCCCGACGCGGTGGCCGACGTCGTCGCCCGCATCGTGGACCACTTCGACTGGGACGGTCCCGTCGGCATCACACTCCCCTCCGTCATCAAGAAGGGAGTCGCCCAGACGGCGGCGAACATCGACCCGAGCTGGGTCGGCAGGGACGCCGACGCCCTGTTCGCCGAGCGGCTCGGCCTGGACGTCGCCGACGTCTCCATGCTCAACGACGCCGACGCCGCGGGCATGGCCGAGATGCGGTTCGGCGACCCCGCCGCGAAGCGCGGTGTGGTGGCACTGCTGACGTTCGGAACCGGTATCGGCAGCGCGCTGTTCCAGAACGGCTCCCTCATGCCCAACACCGAGTTCGGCCACATCGAGGTCGACGGCCACGACGCGGAGAAGAAGGCGGCCGCCTCGGCGAAGG from the Saccharomonospora azurea NA-128 genome contains:
- a CDS encoding DUF3093 domain-containing protein, with the protein product MTESANTRTKVDLRHAERLTIPWWDWPLPLVAAVLLAAQIQYAYPALPPWAPYALLVPVAVAVLVALSRVRVAVDGGDEPQLWVGDAHLPLHYVTSVDVIRKPDKRRALGPELDPAAFCVHKPWIRTMVRVHLDDPDDPTPYWVFSTRHPETLAALLTGSDTPTGRNARQDPERD
- a CDS encoding DUF4193 domain-containing protein; the protein is MATDYDAPRRSEADELAEDSLEELKARRNETQSGVVDVDEDVSAENFELPGADLSGLSSEDVTVKVVPKQADEFTCSVCFLVHHRSRLAEESGGRLICRDCA
- the cei gene encoding envelope integrity protein Cei — translated: MLGVAAVTVWVNVISSSGDIAEAVACEPRPMPPADTTFTPLPYDALATTSPLPPSQVEVTVLNANNTRGEASIATEALRQLGFTRVTDPGNDEVYTGDTVAECHGQIRFGAPGERAARTVHLLNPCLELIRDNREDPTVDLAIGTKFNDVSPSGVAVEILDRLKSWSAENEHTETDEQSARQDGPVIDQELLTQTLPKHC
- a CDS encoding inositol monophosphatase family protein, encoding MESDPETLTVVAEQVAVEAAELVLDAYESMLAGERVAVDTKSSETDVVTAVDTASERLVRERLAQRRPGDAVLGEEEGTDGESQRSASGVTWVVDPIDGTVNFLYGLPWFAVSVAAQIDGVSVAGAVVEPVSGRRWTATRGRGAWLDGRALRVSEPASLDVALLATGFAYSSERRERQARFAASILGRVRDLRRQGSAALDLCAVGAGWIDAYAEHGLSRWDWAAGALVASEAGAVVTLPGEAPELGDDAITAAAPSIAAPLREALRECGAGEV
- the ppgK gene encoding polyphosphate--glucose phosphotransferase; translated protein: MTANRGFGIDIGGSGIKGALVDLDKGELIGDRLRIDTPKPSTPDAVADVVARIVDHFDWDGPVGITLPSVIKKGVAQTAANIDPSWVGRDADALFAERLGLDVADVSMLNDADAAGMAEMRFGDPAAKRGVVALLTFGTGIGSALFQNGSLMPNTEFGHIEVDGHDAEKKAAASAKDNEGLSYPEWAKRVNRYLTVLENLIWPDLFIVGGGVSKKSHKWVPLLDIRTPVITASLLNNAGIVGAAAAAAEGLEH